The Anoplopoma fimbria isolate UVic2021 breed Golden Eagle Sablefish chromosome 20, Afim_UVic_2022, whole genome shotgun sequence genome includes a window with the following:
- the mrps12 gene encoding 28S ribosomal protein S12, mitochondrial-like, translating into MSLWSLRAALTSLFQASQHASVWTGPALSRTMATLNQMHRQGKPKPPPKSVGATFGRPQLKAVVLKTMIRKPKKPNSANRKCARVRLSNGKEAVVFIPGEGHNLQEHNVVLVEGGRTQDLPGVKLKVVRGKYDCAHVVKKKQ; encoded by the exons ATGTCTCTGTGGAGCCTGAGAGCGGCGCTGACGTCTCTGTTTCAAG cctcccagcatgcatctgtCTGGACAGGTCCCGCCCTCTCCAGGACCATGGCCACCCTCAACCAGATGCACCGCCAGGGGAAACCCAAACCGCCCCCTAAGTCCGTCGGCGCCACGTTCGGCCGCCCCCAGCTGAAGGCGGTGGTCCTGAAGACCATGATCCGCAAGCCCAAGAAGCCCAACTCCGCCAACAGGAAGTGTGCTCGCGTGCGTCTCTCCAACGGGAAGGAGGCGGTGGTGTTCATCCCCGGGGAGGGACACAACCTGCAGGAGCACAACGTGGTGCTGGTGGAGGGGGGGCGCACGCAGGATCTGCCAGGAGTCAAACTCAAAGTGGTCCGGGGCAAATACGACTGCGCCCACGTGGTGAAGAAGAAACAGTAG